The following proteins are encoded in a genomic region of Prosthecobacter sp. SYSU 5D2:
- a CDS encoding sulfatase yields MKSPVFLLLALSLALAQGSAGAEKPRNVLIIQTDEHNFRTLGCYRDQMPPEQAYIWGAGVKVETPHIDSIARRGAVCMRYYATSPVCTPSRAALMTGLYPQNTGSITNDLPMLDAMETFAAVLERQGYDNGYAGKWHLDGDAKPGWAPKRAFGFTDNRYMFNRGHWKKLGEDADGPKVAAVDAKGVPSYDLGDADPKSFTTDYLTDRAIEFVKRPRDGKPFCYMLSLPDPHGPNTVRAPYDTMFDAAQFQQPQTALAKGDKLPSFAQVMQDRFVARQMALYFGMVKCIDDNVGRLLAALEETGQLENTVLVFTSDHGDMCGEHGRHNKGIPCEGSARVPFVIAAPGLVQAGTVVHEALGTVDFKPTLLGLLGVEAKAAMQGRDASTLLRTGRAPEGWKDEAIVRIGGTGQGTAGWVGVFTRRHKLVLSPTDAPALFDLDTDPFEMQNLAADPAQRGLIRELGTSLKNYLATSGDPHAKSSHVMADVTWAVSDQAEYVPQPRQPRPGQAKGKGKGKK; encoded by the coding sequence ATGAAGTCGCCTGTTTTTCTGCTGCTGGCCCTGTCGCTGGCCCTTGCCCAAGGGTCTGCCGGGGCGGAGAAGCCGCGCAATGTCCTCATCATCCAGACGGATGAGCATAACTTCCGCACCCTGGGCTGCTACCGCGACCAGATGCCGCCGGAGCAGGCCTACATCTGGGGGGCCGGAGTGAAGGTGGAGACACCGCACATTGACTCCATCGCCAGGCGCGGAGCGGTGTGCATGAGATACTATGCGACATCGCCTGTCTGCACGCCCTCACGCGCAGCGCTGATGACCGGGCTGTATCCGCAGAACACGGGCAGCATCACCAATGACCTGCCCATGCTGGATGCGATGGAGACCTTTGCCGCAGTGCTGGAGCGCCAGGGTTATGACAATGGCTATGCAGGGAAGTGGCATCTGGATGGCGATGCCAAACCGGGCTGGGCACCGAAGCGGGCCTTTGGCTTCACGGATAACCGGTATATGTTTAACCGCGGTCACTGGAAGAAGCTGGGCGAGGATGCGGACGGGCCAAAGGTGGCGGCGGTGGATGCCAAAGGTGTACCGAGCTATGATCTGGGTGACGCCGATCCCAAGTCCTTCACGACGGATTATCTGACGGACCGCGCCATTGAGTTTGTGAAACGTCCGCGCGATGGAAAACCGTTTTGCTACATGCTGAGCCTGCCGGACCCGCACGGGCCGAACACGGTGCGCGCGCCCTATGACACGATGTTTGATGCGGCGCAGTTCCAGCAGCCGCAGACGGCCTTGGCCAAAGGGGACAAACTACCGTCCTTTGCCCAGGTCATGCAGGACCGGTTTGTCGCGCGGCAGATGGCGCTGTATTTTGGCATGGTGAAGTGCATTGATGACAATGTGGGCCGGTTGCTCGCCGCGCTGGAGGAGACCGGGCAGCTTGAAAACACGGTGCTCGTTTTCACCTCCGACCATGGCGACATGTGCGGCGAGCATGGCCGGCATAACAAGGGTATTCCCTGCGAGGGCAGTGCCCGCGTGCCGTTTGTCATTGCCGCGCCGGGCCTGGTCCAGGCGGGCACCGTGGTGCATGAGGCGCTGGGCACGGTGGACTTCAAACCGACGCTGCTGGGCCTGCTGGGTGTGGAAGCCAAAGCGGCCATGCAGGGGCGCGATGCCTCCACGCTGCTGCGCACAGGCCGCGCGCCGGAGGGCTGGAAGGACGAGGCCATCGTCCGCATTGGCGGCACCGGGCAGGGCACGGCAGGCTGGGTGGGAGTCTTTACCCGTCGGCACAAGCTGGTGCTCTCCCCCACGGATGCACCGGCCCTGTTTGACCTGGACACAGATCCTTTTGAAATGCAAAACCTGGCCGCTGATCCGGCGCAGCGCGGGCTGATCCGGGAACTGGGCACGAGTTTAAAAAACTACCTGGCCACCAGCGGAGATCCGCATGCCAAGTCCAGTCATGTCATGGCCGATGTAACGTGGGCCGTTTCTGACCAGGCGGAGTATGTGCCGCAACCGCGCCAGCCGCGCCCCGGTCAGGCCAAAGGCAAAGGTAAAGGAAAGAAGTAA
- a CDS encoding sulfatase, with protein MKKTLFLFALSAVLSGSALAADRPNVVVFLVDDMGVMDTSVPFLTDADGKPKKYPLNEYYRTPSMERLAAQGIRFNNFCAMSVCSPTRVSIMTGQNAARHRTTNWINPDTDNAGKQGPPDWNWAGLKKGDVTLATVLKGVGYQTMHVGKGHFGPRAMEGSDPSNIGFDINVAGGAMGAPGSYYAAQNFGWGNKRREKNAVPGLEKYHGKDLFLTEVLTMEAKDKLDGFAKKKEPFFFYFAHYAVHAPFESDPRFEANYKDSGKTPPAQAFATLIEGMDKSLGDLLDHLDKLGVAEDTLIFFLGDNGSDAPLGDQHEVACAAPLRGKKGAHYEGGMRIPFIAAWARRNDENPFQKKLAIPAGVIQPQQAAVHDLFPTLLAVTETATPAGHTVDGLPLTKLLTGAKDAAREEKFLMHYPHAPHRTEYWTSLRDGEWKVIYHYFPTKVSGGSHYQLFNLKNDPFEQKDLAAEKPEELAAMMKKLVAGLEAHQAVYPVAEDGKTPVKPKLP; from the coding sequence ATGAAAAAGACTCTTTTTTTATTCGCTTTATCCGCCGTCCTAAGCGGCTCTGCACTGGCCGCCGACCGGCCCAACGTCGTGGTCTTCCTGGTGGATGACATGGGCGTCATGGACACCTCCGTGCCCTTTTTGACGGATGCGGACGGGAAGCCGAAAAAGTATCCGCTGAATGAATACTACCGCACACCGTCCATGGAGCGGCTGGCGGCTCAGGGCATCCGGTTTAACAACTTTTGCGCCATGAGCGTCTGCTCACCCACCCGCGTCTCCATCATGACCGGCCAGAACGCCGCGCGGCATCGCACGACGAACTGGATCAATCCGGACACGGACAATGCGGGCAAACAAGGACCGCCGGACTGGAACTGGGCAGGTCTCAAAAAAGGCGATGTGACGCTGGCCACCGTGCTGAAGGGTGTCGGCTACCAGACGATGCATGTGGGCAAAGGCCACTTTGGCCCTCGCGCCATGGAAGGCAGCGATCCGTCCAACATCGGCTTTGACATCAATGTGGCCGGCGGTGCCATGGGCGCTCCGGGCAGCTACTATGCGGCGCAGAATTTTGGCTGGGGCAACAAGCGGCGGGAAAAGAATGCCGTGCCAGGCCTGGAGAAGTACCATGGCAAAGATCTCTTCCTGACAGAAGTGCTGACGATGGAGGCCAAGGATAAGCTGGACGGGTTTGCGAAGAAAAAGGAACCGTTCTTTTTCTACTTTGCCCACTACGCGGTGCATGCGCCGTTTGAGTCGGACCCGAGGTTTGAAGCCAACTACAAAGACAGTGGCAAGACTCCACCAGCGCAGGCTTTTGCGACCTTGATCGAGGGCATGGACAAGTCGCTCGGAGATCTGCTGGATCATCTGGACAAGCTGGGAGTGGCAGAGGATACCCTCATCTTTTTCCTCGGCGACAACGGCAGCGATGCGCCATTGGGCGACCAGCATGAGGTGGCCTGCGCGGCACCGCTGCGGGGCAAGAAGGGCGCGCATTATGAAGGCGGCATGCGCATTCCGTTCATCGCCGCCTGGGCCAGGCGGAATGACGAGAATCCGTTCCAGAAAAAGCTGGCCATTCCGGCCGGAGTCATCCAGCCGCAGCAGGCCGCCGTGCATGATCTTTTCCCCACGTTGCTGGCAGTAACTGAGACGGCCACACCTGCCGGGCATACCGTGGACGGCCTGCCGCTGACCAAGCTGCTGACCGGCGCGAAGGATGCCGCACGCGAGGAGAAATTCCTCATGCACTACCCGCACGCACCGCACCGTACCGAATACTGGACCAGCCTGCGCGATGGCGAGTGGAAGGTCATTTATCATTACTTCCCGACCAAGGTTTCCGGCGGCTCGCACTACCAGCTTTTCAATCTGAAGAACGATCCGTTTGAGCAGAAGGACCTGGCGGCGGAGAAGCCGGAGGAGCTGGCCGCCATGATGAAAAAACTGGTGGCCGGGCTGGAGGCGCACCAGGCGGTGTATCCGGTGGCGGAAGATGGCAAGACACCGGTGAAGCCGAAGCTGCCCTAA
- a CDS encoding sulfatase-like hydrolase/transferase, translating to MKAFTLGILLGAAALLSPASAEDKPNIIFVMADDMGWGQTGYRGHPVLKTPNLDAMAENGLRFDRFYAGNPVCSPTRACVMTGRTNDRTGVLSHGYGLRVQEKTIAQALKGAGYVTAHFGKWHLNGFKGPGAPVLADDPRSPGAFGFDEWVSATNFIDMDPWLGRNGKPEQVMGDSSEVIVDEAVKFLDKHRAGGKPMFTVIWYGTPHSPFKAGDADRMPFGELEKESANHHGELVAMDRSIGTLRKKLREFELEKNTLLVFCSDNGGLPEIKPNTTGGLRGNKGQVYEGGLRVPGIMEWPGTVQPRVTDHVACVVDLFPTVADIVGLPDSSFIQPVDGVSLKPLFKAETGPREKPLGFRYGVKTAFVDNRYKLLANDLKKGPFELYDLEADPHETKDLSAEKPDLLAKMKKDWQTWNASVDASFAGKDYPEGKVTPPDPEPVSWYETEQYKPFMEEAKGYWAYKLHMDRAAKGAGKGGKGNKGNKKKK from the coding sequence ATGAAGGCATTCACACTTGGCATTCTATTGGGCGCAGCCGCTCTCCTTTCCCCAGCATCGGCAGAGGATAAGCCTAACATCATCTTTGTCATGGCGGATGACATGGGCTGGGGGCAGACAGGCTATCGTGGACATCCGGTGCTGAAGACGCCGAACCTGGACGCGATGGCGGAGAACGGCCTGCGCTTTGACCGCTTTTATGCCGGGAATCCGGTGTGCTCGCCCACGCGGGCCTGTGTGATGACAGGCCGCACGAATGATCGCACCGGCGTGCTGAGCCATGGCTACGGCCTGCGGGTGCAGGAAAAGACCATCGCCCAGGCGTTGAAAGGTGCGGGTTATGTGACGGCGCATTTTGGCAAGTGGCATCTCAACGGGTTCAAAGGGCCGGGCGCACCTGTGCTGGCAGACGATCCGCGCAGTCCGGGCGCCTTCGGTTTTGATGAATGGGTTTCCGCCACGAACTTCATTGACATGGATCCTTGGTTAGGCCGCAACGGCAAGCCCGAGCAGGTGATGGGCGATTCATCGGAGGTCATCGTGGATGAGGCCGTGAAGTTCCTGGACAAGCATCGCGCAGGCGGCAAGCCGATGTTCACCGTCATCTGGTATGGCACGCCACATTCACCCTTCAAGGCGGGCGATGCCGACCGCATGCCATTCGGCGAGCTGGAAAAGGAATCCGCCAACCACCATGGTGAGCTGGTGGCCATGGACCGGAGCATCGGCACGCTGCGCAAGAAGCTGCGGGAATTTGAGCTGGAGAAGAATACGCTGCTGGTCTTTTGCAGCGACAACGGCGGCCTGCCGGAGATCAAGCCAAACACCACCGGCGGCCTGCGTGGCAACAAAGGGCAGGTCTATGAAGGCGGCCTGCGCGTGCCGGGCATCATGGAATGGCCGGGCACGGTGCAACCGCGAGTGACGGATCACGTCGCCTGCGTGGTGGACCTGTTCCCGACCGTGGCGGACATCGTCGGCCTGCCCGACAGCTCCTTCATCCAGCCGGTGGATGGCGTGAGCCTGAAGCCCTTGTTTAAAGCCGAAACCGGACCGCGTGAAAAACCGCTGGGCTTTCGCTACGGAGTGAAGACGGCCTTTGTGGACAACCGCTACAAGCTCCTGGCCAATGACCTCAAAAAAGGTCCGTTTGAGCTGTATGACCTGGAAGCCGATCCTCACGAAACGAAGGACCTGAGCGCCGAAAAACCGGACCTGCTGGCCAAGATGAAGAAGGACTGGCAGACCTGGAACGCCAGTGTGGACGCCAGCTTTGCCGGCAAAGATTATCCTGAAGGCAAGGTCACACCGCCCGATCCTGAGCCAGTCTCCTGGTATGAGACCGAGCAGTACAAACCCTTCATGGAAGAAGCGAAAGGCTACTGGGCCTACAAGCTGCACATGGACCGCGCCGCCAAAGGGGCAGGCAAAGGTGGCAAGGGAAACAAAGGCAACAAAAAGAAGAAGTGA